TTGCAAATTGTGGTGGAACTTCAGAACAAAATCTACCTTATGGAGTCAGTATATGACCAACAAATATTGTAGGAAGGAATATGCTACAGTGGTACAATGGAAACAGGGATCACAGACCTGGAAAAAAATGCTAGAAGCTAGGGACCTAGTAGAACACCAAATTTGGTGGCAAATTAGGAAAGGGGATTCACACTTCTGGTTTGATAACTGGACTGGACTAGGAGCTCTATACTATGTAGATCCAGGGAATACTTATGATACAAAAATTCAAACTGTCAAGGAAATGACAGAACAGGGGAGATGGAATAGAAGAAGACTAATGGAAGTACTCACAGAAGACATTGTTGATcacataattaataatataaccACCCCCAAGGAAGACAAAGATTCTGATAGACCCTGGTGGATACTAGACACAAGTGGAGCTTTTAGTACTAAATCAACTTGGGAGTTTATTAGGCTAAGGGGACCTCAAATGAGCAAATACAATTTCATTTGGATTAAGAGTTTgccttttaaaatttcattcttTTTGTGGAGATGCTGGAAATACAAAATCCCTACTGATGATGTCTTAAAAAAGATGAACTTTAATATAGCATCCAAGTGTTGGTGTTGTATAAATCCTAAGGAGGAGACTATACATCATGTGTTCCTAACATCAGAAACTGCTAAAAGGACTTGGTCCTATTTCTGCAAGGCTGCAGGAATAAACATGGAGGGAGTACAGCTGCAGCAACTAATTGGGAAATGGTGGAATGCCTCAGTAACTGCTAGATTGAAACAGATATACGCTGCAGTGCCATCAAttataatttgggaattgtgGAAGAGAAGAAATGGTATCAAACATGGACATAGGGAGATCAGTAGctcagttatatatatatatattactaaaCTCTATCCAAAGACTAGTACTACACAGAAATCCCTCAATTAGAACTATCCCTACTGGTTGGAAAAATCTGGTACATATGATGGAGGAAGGCAAGGCAAGATTGAAAGTAACACAAGTTAAATGGAAATTTCCTCCACTCGGTTGGTGTGCTTGCAACACAGATGGAGCTTCTAGAGGTAACCCAGGGAGGAGTGCTTATGGTTTTTGTGTGAGAAATGCACAAGGAAACCTAATATATGCTCAAGCAGATGAAATTGGAGATGCCACTAATATAGAAGTAGAGGTGGTGGCTCTACTGGAAGCCCTGAAGTATTGTAAAAATGAAGGACTTAATAATATCATCTTCCAGACAGACTCTCAAAccattcaaaaaaatttaactgGAGACTGgaaacctccatggaacatAGCAGGCTGGATTGAGGAAGTGGAGGAATACAAAAGAGATATGGATGTCATCTTCAAGCATACCCTAAGAGAAGCAAATAAACTAGCTGATGCTCTAGCAAATTATGCGCTAGATGAAGGACCAATGCACTGCTACTTGTTTAAGGATTTGACCACAAAAATGAGAAGTATCCTAAATAGTGATAAAAGTCAAATTCCTTATTTAAGAATCAAGAAATTCTGAGAAGatggagaaaaaagaaaagagacgcAGGAAGAAAGACAAAACCAGAAGGAGaaaaatgattcctcatataaCAGTTTGTTTATTTTGCAGGTATACACAAAAGGACTAAACAACACAAAGAATAGGACAGCAATACACTTAAACAACAACGAATCGACTCCAGAAGACATGTCAGACACACCAGTAACTACAATGACGGAAAACAAACTGAGAGGAATAGGCACACATACTAGACAACCTTTACCACTAAGACACAACAGATTCATCAAAGAGGAAGGGTGCACATCAGAAAGACCACACTTTTTAGCACTTTCATCATCAGCACACCTCAAACAGAGGACCAGCTTAAACAACAAAAGTGGAAAAACGACAAGGGGAAGGACCCTCTCCTAATCAAAGCAGCAAACACATATACAGGGCTAAAATACACAAGATTCAGTTAAATCAGACAAAAATCAGAAGAGAGTTAGCCCCTTCATCACTTTCATGAAAAACGATTCGGCAAAGAGGAAGGGTGCACATCAGAAAGACCAAAACACAACACCTTTTGGCACCTTCATCATCAACACACCTTTTGAAAAGACGACAAGGAGAAGGACCCTCTCCTAATCAAAGCAGCAAACACACATGCAGGGCTACAATACACAAGATTCAGGTAAATCAGACACAAATCAGAAGAGTTTTAACCCTTTCATCACTTTCATGAAAATCGAGTCAACACACCGACATGCAAGGCTAGAAAACACAACAAGCAGCTAGATCAAGAGCATATCAGAAAGGAACCATCATCAATTTGGCCCCTTCATCATCACAAACAGAGGAAACGAAGATGAAAATAGAAGAAGACGAGGAGACACTAGGAAGACAATTGGGAAAGTGGATACAGTGTATTCAAAACATTGACAAGTTTTGATAATAATAAGAAGCCCAAAGGGcatatttcatttaaaaaaaaaaatccttatagttttaaaaattttccGAAAATATTTGACCTGAAACAGTGGGAAGTATATCTGGATTTTATATCTGTAGGTTTGGAGTATTATTGCCTTAAAATTAGAGAGTTGGAGGCAGTAGGTTCCAGAAACTAAttaatcagtaattaatttgaTTACTCCACTTGttaccaaaataaatatagagTATTCAACtgattatgatttttttctttagaAAAGTAACGAGGTGTCATTTTCAAGTCTACGAAGACTAGGATTAAATTGGACTAAGAATGGGAGAGTAGTCGATAGAATGGGGCATAACTGACCAATCAAAAAGCCTTTTAGGAGTTGGGAAGGACCATCactaaactaaaaaataaagaaggctGAATCGACATGGTTGTTTAAC
The sequence above is a segment of the Solanum dulcamara chromosome 11, daSolDulc1.2, whole genome shotgun sequence genome. Coding sequences within it:
- the LOC129872681 gene encoding uncharacterized protein LOC129872681; amino-acid sequence: MEEGKARLKVTQVKWKFPPLGWCACNTDGASRGNPGRSAYGFCVRNAQGNLIYAQADEIGDATNIEVEVVALLEALKYCKNEGLNNIIFQTDSQTIQKNLTGDWKPPWNIAGWIEEVEEYKRDMDVIFKHTLREANKLADALANYALDEGPMHCYLFKDLTTKMRSILNSDKSQIPYLRIKKF